Proteins from a genomic interval of Danio rerio strain Tuebingen ecotype United States chromosome 4, GRCz12tu, whole genome shotgun sequence:
- the LOC110438442 gene encoding NACHT, LRR and PYD domains-containing protein 3-like isoform X5 — protein sequence MEDTHTAGDQDLSTGCSSVHQKRAEAEPSCVSMKSDASMGEPIYFKSEITRPAVSVDGDDQTGDLQQDSLQPEHDELQRVKEQHKTSMKNKYERLFEGINHGETQTLLNSIYTQLYIIEGESEGVNEEHEVLQMEKRARTKPSQHTPVYCNDIFKASAGAGHEEKIKKEKAQIKTVLTKGIAGIGKTVSVQKFILDWAEGKDHQDVDFMFVLPFRELNLIRDHQYSLHRLLLDFHPELEDLEPKIYEQCRVVFIFDGLDESRITLNFSDEEKVCAVTESSSVAVLMRSLLKGDLLPSALIWITSRPAAAHQIPSRYIKRLTEIQGFTEPQKEEYFRKRISDEHQASRIISHIRRARSLQIMCHIPVFCWISSTVLQKLLEEDVSAEIPQTLTEMYIHFLLIQINMRKQKYEERDPKNLQGDPEKLQSNRGVISKLKVAFRQLKINVRKQKYEERDPEKLLQSNRGVILKLAEVAFRQLMKGNVMFYEEDLIESSIDVTDASVYSGICTEIFKEESVIHQRKVYSFIHLSFQEFLAAFFVFYCHLTKNREPLRVIYDEEYSYNQYLQSSSEKSLYVLLRSAVYKAVRSSNGHLDLFLRFLLGVSLKSNQRLFQDLLTHTEKSSKNIRRITQYIKDEIKRDNRLSAERSINLFLCLLEVKDQTLAREIQEFVKSDKHSEEKLSPAHCSTISYMIEMSEEPLDELDSNKFNTSDEGRRRLTAAVRNCRRALLQGCNLTVQCCESLSSALQSSNCVLRELDLSNNDLQDSGVKLLSDGLKSQHCKLDTLRLAACNLTVQCCESLSSALQSSNCVLRELDLSNNNLQDSGVKLLSDGLKSQHCKLDTLRLAMCNLTVQCCESLSSVLQSSNCVLRELDLSNNDLQDSGVKLFSDGLKSQHCKLDTLRLSGCMVTEEGCGFLSSALTSNPSHLRELDLSYNHPGDSGVKLLSEQLEDPNYTLDKLNLDHGGETRITAGPRKYVCFLTLDPNTANTQLILSEENREVKSVWRNQPYPDHPHRFDDYLQVLCRESVCGRCYWEIDWSGDDHVCISVAYKSIRRKGDGVECLFGYNAQSWSLFCSSSRFSFIHNDTHTDLPVKPLSRRIGVFVDHSAGTLIFYNIYRDTMSLIHSVQTTFTEPLCAGFEFDYFGSSVKLS from the exons atggaggacacacacactgctggagatCAGGATTTGTCTACAGGATGCAG ttcagttcatcagaagagagcagaagcagagcccagctgtgtgtctatgaagagtgacgCGTCTATGGGTGAACCAATATATTTTAAGAGTGAAATCACACGACCTGCTGTCAG tgtggatggagatgatcagactggagacctgcagcaggattcactccaaccagaacatgatgaacttcagagagtcaaagagcagcacaaaaccagcatgaagaacaagtatgagagattatttgagggaatcaaccatggagagactcaaaccctcctgaacagcatctacacacagctctacatcatagaaggagagagtgaaggagtgaatgaagaacatgaggttttacagatggagaaaagagccagaacaaaaccctcacaacacactccagtctactgcaatgacatctttaaagcctcagctggagcaggacatgaggagaagatcaagaaggagaaagcccagatcaagactgttctcactaaaggcatcgctggaatcgggaaaaccgtctctgtgcagaagttcattctggactgggccgagggaaaagaccatcaggatgtagatttcatgtttgtgcttccatttcgagagctgaacttgatcagagatcatcagtacagtcttcacagacttctgctggactttcatcctgaacttgaagatctggagcccaagatttatgagcagtgtagagttgtgttcatctttgatggtctggatgaaagcagaatcacactcaacttttcagatgaggagaaagtttgtgctgtgactgaatcttcatcagtggctgtgttgatgcggagcctcctgaaaggagatctgcttccctctgctctcatctggatcacctccagaccagcagcggcccatcagatcccctccagatacatcaagcgtctgacagagattcagggattcactgagcctcagaaggaggaatatttcaggaagagaatcagcgacgagcatcaagccagcagaatcatctcccacatcagaagagcaagaagcctccagatcatgtgccacatacccgtcttctgctggatctcctccactgtgcttcagaagctcctggaagaagatgtgagtgcagaaatccctcaaactctgactgagatgtacatccacttcctgctgattcagatcaacatgaggaagcagaagtatgaagagagagatccaaAGAATCTGCAGGGAGATCCAGAGAAACTGCAGTCCAACAGAGGAGTGATCAGCAAACTTaaagtggctttcagacagctaAAGATCAACGtgaggaagcagaagtatgaagagagagatccagagaaactcctgcagtccaacagaggagtgatcctcaaacttgctgaagtggctttcagacagctgatgaagggcaatgtgatgttctatgaggaggacctgattgagagcagcatagacgtcactgacgcctcggtgtattctgggatctgcactgagatcttcaaggaggaatctgtgattcatcagaggaaagtctacagcttcatccatctcagctttcaggagtttctggctgctttctttgtgttttactgcCATTTAACAAAGAACAGAGAACCGCTGAGGGTGATTTATGATGAAGAATATTCATATAATCAATATCTACAGTCCAGCTCTGAGAAGTCTCTGTATGTTCTGCTCAGATCAGCAGTATATAAAGCTGTCAGGAGTAGTaatggtcatctggatctgttcctgcggttcctgctgggcgtctcactgaagtccaatcagagactcttccaggatctgctgacacacacagagaagagcTCAAAGAACATCAGAAGAAtcacacagtacattaaagacGAGATCAAGAGAGATAACCGTCTCTcagctgaaagatccatcaatctgttcctctgtctgctggaggtgaaagatcagactctggccagagagattcaggagtttgtgaaatcagacaaacactcagaggagaaactctctcctgctcactgctcaacaatctcCTACATGATTGAGATGTCAGAGGAGCCGCTGGATGAGTTAGACTCTAATAAATTCAACACATCAGATGAGGGAAGACGGAGACTGACAGCAGCtgtgagaaactgcagaagagctct gctacagggctgtaatctcactgttcagtgctgtgagagtttgtcttcagctctacaatcctcaaactgtgtgctgagagagctggacctgagtaacaatgacctgcaggattcaggagtgaagcttctctctgatggactgaagagtcaacactgtaaactggacacactgag attggccgcatgtaatctcactgttcagtgctgtgagagtttgtcttcagctctacaatcctcaaactgtgtgctgagagagctggacctgagtaacaataacctgcaggattcaggagtgaagcttctctctgatggactgaagagtcaacactgtaaactggacacactgag attggccatgtgtaatctcactgttcagtgttgtgagagtttgtcttcagttctacaatcctcaaactgtgtgctgagagagctggacctgagtaacaatgacctgcaggattcaggagtgaagcttttctctgatggactgaagagtcaacactgtaaactggacacactgag attgtctggctgtatggtgacagaggaaggctgtggttttctgtcttcagctctgacttcaaacccctcacacctgagagagctggatctgagctacaatcatccaggagattcaggagtcaagctgctctctgaacaactggaggatccaaactacacactggacaaactcaa tctggatcatggaggagagacgaggattacagcaggaccacgcaaat atgtctgtttcctcactctggatccaaacacagcaaacactcaactcattctgtctgaggagaacagagaggtgaagagtgtgtggaggaatcagccgtatcctgatcatccacacaGATTTGATGATTAtcttcaggtgttgtgcagagagagtgtgtgtggacgctgttactgggagattgactggagtggagatgatcatgtgtgtatatcagtggcatataagagcatcaggaggaagggagatGGTGTTGAGTGTTTGTTTGgatataatgctcagtcctggagtttgttctgctcttcctccagattctcattcatacacaatgacacacacactgatctcccagtgaagccgctcagcaggagaataggagtgtttgtggatcacagtgcaggaactctgatcttctacaacatctatagagacacaatgagcctcatccactcagtccagaccacattcactgagccgctctgtgctgggtttgagtttgattattttggatcatcagtgaaactgagctga